One part of the Tunicatimonas pelagia genome encodes these proteins:
- the rplV gene encoding 50S ribosomal protein L22 codes for MEAVAKLRNEPTSARKMRLVADMIRGRNVYEALNILKFEPKSGAAKLEKLLVSAIANWQELNEDERSDEADLYVKEIRVDGARILKRLRPAPQGRAHRIRKRSNHVTLIIDSNAVEQEIQSED; via the coding sequence ATGGAAGCGGTAGCAAAATTACGTAATGAACCTACCTCGGCTCGCAAAATGCGCCTAGTGGCTGACATGATTCGGGGCAGAAATGTATACGAAGCATTAAATATTCTCAAGTTTGAACCAAAGAGTGGAGCAGCTAAGCTGGAGAAGCTATTAGTTTCGGCCATTGCTAATTGGCAAGAGTTGAATGAGGACGAAAGATCAGACGAAGCCGATCTATATGTTAAGGAGATTCGGGTAGATGGTGCCCGCATATTGAAGCGTTTGCGCCCAGCTCCTCAGGGAAGAGCGCACCGTATTCGCAAGCGTTCAAACCACGTTACGCTAATAATTGACAGCAATGCTGTTGAACAAGAAATTCAATCTGAAGACTAG
- the rpsC gene encoding 30S ribosomal protein S3, translating into MGQKVNPIALRLGIIKGWDSNWYGGKDFSDKLVEDHEIRKYIDARLSRGGVSKVIIERTLKRITLTIHTARPGVVIGKGGQEVDKLKEELKKLTGKDIQINIYEIKRPELDAQLIGDSIAQQLQARISYRRAMKQAIASALRVGAEGIKIKVSGRLGGAEMARTEQYKEGRIPLHTLRADIDYAISEANTIYGKIGIKVWVFRGEVFGKRDLSPNVGNQSGNNSGGGGRGDRRREGGRSRRRNR; encoded by the coding sequence ATGGGACAAAAGGTTAACCCAATCGCACTGCGACTAGGAATTATTAAAGGCTGGGATTCTAACTGGTACGGCGGGAAAGATTTTTCCGACAAGCTGGTAGAAGACCATGAGATACGTAAATATATAGATGCTCGTTTGTCTCGAGGTGGAGTTTCTAAGGTGATTATTGAGCGCACTCTGAAGCGAATTACGCTAACAATTCATACGGCTCGTCCCGGAGTTGTAATTGGTAAGGGCGGTCAGGAAGTAGATAAGTTGAAAGAAGAGCTTAAGAAGCTTACTGGGAAAGATATTCAGATTAACATTTACGAGATAAAGCGTCCTGAGCTAGATGCCCAACTTATTGGGGACTCGATTGCCCAGCAGCTTCAGGCGAGAATATCGTACCGTCGGGCCATGAAGCAAGCTATTGCTTCTGCTTTGCGAGTAGGTGCCGAAGGAATTAAAATTAAAGTTTCTGGCCGACTAGGTGGTGCGGAGATGGCGCGAACCGAGCAATACAAAGAAGGGCGTATTCCGCTTCATACACTACGGGCTGATATTGATTACGCTATCTCCGAAGCAAATACCATCTACGGAAAAATTGGTATTAAGGTATGGGTTTTCCGAGGTGAAGTATTTGGTAAGCGCGATCTATCTCCCAACGTAGGCAACCAGAGTGGAAATAATAGTGGTGGCGGTGGCCGTGGCGACCGTCGCAGAGAAGGTGGACGAAGCCGAAGAAGAAATCGATAA
- the rplP gene encoding 50S ribosomal protein L16, with protein sequence MLQPKRTKFRKKQKGRVKGLAQRGHTVAFGSFGLKTLEPAWITSRQIESARIAMTRYMKREGQVWIRIFPDKPVTKKPAEVRMGKGKGAPEYWVATVKPGRIMFEVSGVSTEIAKEALRLAAQKLPVSTRFVVRKDYVGK encoded by the coding sequence ATGTTACAGCCGAAAAGAACAAAATTTAGAAAAAAGCAGAAAGGTCGAGTTAAAGGGTTAGCCCAACGAGGACATACCGTGGCTTTTGGTAGCTTTGGATTAAAGACACTAGAGCCAGCCTGGATTACCAGTCGGCAGATTGAGTCCGCTCGTATTGCCATGACTCGTTATATGAAACGAGAAGGTCAGGTGTGGATTCGGATTTTTCCAGATAAACCCGTGACTAAGAAGCCAGCCGAAGTGCGAATGGGTAAAGGAAAAGGAGCACCTGAATATTGGGTAGCTACGGTAAAACCCGGGCGAATTATGTTTGAAGTATCGGGAGTATCTACGGAAATAGCTAAGGAAGCATTGCGGTTAGCTGCCCAAAAACTTCCGGTAAGTACTAGGTTTGTTGTTCGTAAAGATTACGTAGGAAAGTAA
- the rpmC gene encoding 50S ribosomal protein L29 — MKNEEIKSMSADELTETLKSEQDNLTRLRFAHAISPIENPMKIKTSRKTIARIKTALRAQELANNE; from the coding sequence ATGAAAAACGAAGAAATTAAATCCATGTCGGCGGATGAGCTAACAGAAACGTTAAAATCTGAGCAGGATAATCTGACTAGATTGCGCTTTGCTCACGCTATTTCGCCAATTGAGAATCCAATGAAGATTAAAACTTCTCGTAAAACTATTGCCCGCATTAAAACTGCATTACGGGCGCAAGAACTAGCCAACAACGAATAG
- the rpsQ gene encoding 30S ribosomal protein S17 yields MEQKERNLRKERIGQVLSNKMEKSITISVERKVKHPIYGKFVRKTTKFLAHDENNDCGIGDTVRIMETRPLSKNKRWRLVEIIERAK; encoded by the coding sequence ATGGAGCAGAAAGAACGTAATCTACGCAAAGAACGTATTGGGCAAGTTCTTAGTAACAAGATGGAAAAGTCAATTACTATTTCCGTTGAGCGAAAGGTGAAGCACCCAATCTACGGTAAGTTTGTACGGAAAACTACTAAGTTTTTAGCCCACGATGAGAACAACGATTGTGGCATTGGTGATACGGTTCGTATTATGGAAACCCGTCCGCTAAGTAAAAATAAGCGATGGCGTTTAGTAGAAATCATTGAAAGAGCTAAGTAA
- the rplN gene encoding 50S ribosomal protein L14, which translates to MIQQESRLNVADNSGAKEVLCIRVLGGTKRRYASVGDKIVVTVKSAISSSNLKKGTVSKAVIVRTKKEVRRKDGSYIRFEENAAVLLNPNDEPRGTRIFGPVARELREKQFMKIVSLAPEVL; encoded by the coding sequence ATGATACAGCAAGAGTCTAGGCTAAATGTAGCTGACAATAGCGGAGCAAAAGAGGTGCTTTGTATTCGCGTTCTAGGCGGTACGAAGCGTCGTTATGCTTCGGTGGGTGATAAAATTGTAGTAACTGTAAAATCGGCTATCTCTTCTAGCAATTTGAAGAAAGGGACGGTTTCTAAGGCAGTAATTGTTCGTACCAAAAAGGAAGTTCGTCGTAAAGATGGTTCTTACATTCGGTTTGAGGAGAACGCTGCCGTGCTGCTAAACCCTAACGATGAACCTCGGGGAACTCGGATTTTTGGACCAGTAGCTCGCGAACTGCGCGAGAAGCAGTTTATGAAAATTGTTTCACTAGCTCCTGAAGTACTTTAA
- the rplX gene encoding 50S ribosomal protein L24, which yields MAKLRKKKLKIKSGDTVKVVSGNDKGKTGKVVSVLIADNKLLVEDVNVVTKHVKPSAQNPEGGRNQQEAPIHISNVMLIDPASGEPTKVGRKKNDGGKIQRYSKATGEFI from the coding sequence ATGGCTAAGCTTAGAAAGAAGAAACTAAAGATCAAATCTGGAGACACCGTAAAAGTGGTTTCTGGTAATGATAAAGGAAAGACTGGAAAAGTAGTATCGGTACTAATAGCTGACAATAAGCTATTAGTAGAAGATGTTAACGTTGTTACCAAACACGTGAAACCTTCCGCTCAGAACCCAGAAGGAGGGCGCAACCAACAGGAAGCTCCCATACATATTAGTAACGTAATGTTGATTGATCCGGCCAGCGGAGAGCCTACTAAAGTAGGTAGAAAGAAGAATGATGGCGGGAAAATTCAACGATACAGCAAAGCAACCGGAGAGTTTATTTAA
- the rplE gene encoding 50S ribosomal protein L5 yields MATTETYTPRLKQKFQDEITSQLKEKFEYSSVMQVPRLVKIAVNKGIGDAVADKKLVDVGVEELTLITGQKAVPTIAKKSVSNFKLREFMPIGAKVTLRGSRMYEFLDRLMSVALPRVRDFRGINDKGFDGRGNYTLGVKEQIIFPEISIDKVNRISGMDITFVTTANTDEEAYELLKAFGMPFANRNAS; encoded by the coding sequence ATGGCAACTACTGAAACATATACGCCGCGTTTAAAGCAGAAATTTCAGGACGAAATCACCTCTCAGCTGAAAGAAAAATTTGAGTATTCTTCAGTAATGCAGGTGCCTCGCTTGGTTAAAATTGCCGTGAACAAAGGAATCGGCGATGCTGTGGCCGATAAGAAGCTGGTAGATGTTGGGGTTGAGGAGCTGACCTTAATTACAGGGCAGAAAGCAGTTCCTACCATTGCTAAGAAATCAGTCTCTAACTTTAAGCTTCGTGAATTTATGCCAATCGGGGCGAAAGTAACGCTACGAGGCAGCCGCATGTACGAGTTTTTGGATCGTCTCATGTCAGTTGCTCTACCACGGGTGCGCGACTTTCGAGGTATTAACGATAAAGGGTTCGACGGACGAGGCAACTATACATTAGGAGTAAAAGAACAAATTATATTTCCAGAGATCAGTATTGATAAAGTGAACCGGATTTCAGGAATGGACATTACGTTTGTTACTACGGCAAATACCGACGAAGAAGCTTACGAGCTTTTAAAAGCATTCGGAATGCCATTTGCAAACCGAAACGCATCTTAA
- the rpsN gene encoding 30S ribosomal protein S14 — translation MARKSVIARERKRQRLVEKYAEKRAELKAQGDYEALDKLPRNASPVRLHNRCKLTGRPKGYMRKFGISRVTFRELASNGKIPGVTKASW, via the coding sequence ATGGCAAGAAAATCAGTTATCGCCCGAGAAAGAAAACGCCAACGCTTGGTAGAAAAGTATGCTGAAAAGCGAGCGGAATTAAAAGCGCAAGGTGACTACGAAGCTTTAGATAAGCTACCTAGAAATGCTTCACCGGTTCGGTTGCACAATCGTTGTAAGCTAACCGGACGGCCTAAAGGATACATGCGGAAGTTTGGAATTTCGCGAGTTACTTTTCGTGAACTAGCTTCAAACGGGAAAATTCCGGGAGTTACCAAAGCAAGCTGGTAA
- the rpsH gene encoding 30S ribosomal protein S8 — translation MITDPIADYLTRLRNAIKANHRVVEIPASNLKKEITQVLHSKGYIQNYKFEEGVNYQGVIKIALKYNPLKKTPAITHLERVSKPGLRKYAKADELPRVLNGLGIAILSTSKGVISDKEARQQNVGGEVICYVY, via the coding sequence ATGATAACAGATCCAATAGCTGATTACCTAACTCGATTGAGAAATGCCATTAAGGCAAATCACAGAGTTGTTGAAATACCTGCTTCTAACTTGAAGAAAGAAATTACTCAGGTTTTACACAGTAAAGGGTACATTCAAAACTATAAATTTGAGGAAGGGGTGAACTATCAGGGGGTAATCAAGATTGCCCTTAAATACAACCCTCTGAAGAAAACTCCGGCTATCACTCACTTAGAGCGAGTAAGTAAGCCTGGCTTGAGAAAGTACGCTAAAGCTGATGAATTACCTCGAGTATTGAATGGGTTGGGTATAGCAATTCTTTCTACTTCTAAAGGAGTAATTTCTGATAAAGAAGCTCGGCAGCAGAACGTAGGCGGAGAGGTTATTTGCTACGTATATTAA
- the rplF gene encoding 50S ribosomal protein L6 translates to MSRIGNQPVSIPEGVSVSRESSLVKVKGPKGELFQHVDADFDVKIEEGELTLSRPTEQKRHKSLHGLYRSLVANMVEGVSEGFKKELELVGVGYRANVQGNILELNLGYSHNIFLQIPEGIKVTAETAKGKNPIVTLEGYDKQLVGQVAAKIKSLRPVEPYKGKGIRFVGEIVRRKAGKTAAK, encoded by the coding sequence ATGTCTCGTATAGGAAATCAACCAGTAAGTATTCCTGAAGGAGTTTCTGTGAGCCGGGAGAGTAGCCTGGTAAAAGTGAAAGGTCCCAAAGGAGAGCTATTTCAGCACGTAGACGCTGATTTTGATGTAAAGATTGAGGAGGGTGAGCTTACTTTGTCTCGGCCTACCGAACAGAAGAGGCATAAGTCGCTGCACGGGTTATACCGGTCGCTGGTGGCTAATATGGTAGAGGGAGTAAGCGAAGGTTTTAAAAAGGAACTTGAACTTGTTGGGGTTGGTTATCGAGCCAATGTTCAAGGCAATATCTTGGAACTTAACCTGGGCTACTCTCACAATATATTTTTGCAAATACCCGAAGGAATTAAAGTGACAGCCGAAACTGCCAAAGGGAAGAACCCGATAGTGACTTTGGAAGGTTACGATAAGCAGTTGGTAGGGCAGGTTGCTGCTAAGATTAAGTCTTTGCGTCCGGTTGAGCCTTACAAAGGGAAAGGCATTCGGTTCGTGGGCGAAATTGTTAGAAGAAAAGCAGGTAAAACTGCGGCTAAATAA
- the rplR gene encoding 50S ribosomal protein L18: MPVRKNNNRRSRIKKSIRRKIQGTTERPRLSVYKSNKNIYAQIIDDSQGKTITSASSTELGSFNNPTVEVSNNVGKKLAEKAVASGLESVVFDRNGYIYHGKVKALAEGAREGGLKF; encoded by the coding sequence ATGCCAGTTCGTAAGAATAATAATCGTCGGAGCCGAATTAAGAAGAGCATCCGTCGCAAGATACAAGGAACCACTGAACGTCCTCGTCTGTCAGTCTATAAAAGCAATAAGAATATTTACGCTCAAATTATTGACGATAGTCAGGGTAAAACGATAACCAGTGCCTCTTCAACTGAGCTAGGAAGTTTTAATAACCCTACTGTTGAGGTATCTAATAACGTTGGAAAGAAATTAGCCGAGAAGGCAGTGGCAAGCGGATTGGAGTCAGTAGTGTTTGATAGAAACGGATATATTTACCACGGAAAAGTTAAAGCATTAGCAGAAGGTGCCCGCGAGGGTGGCCTAAAATTTTAA
- the rpsE gene encoding 30S ribosomal protein S5, whose translation MAQNVRSVKASELDLKEKVVAIKRVAKVVKGGRRFSFSAIVVVGNGDGIVGYGLGKANEVTDAITKGVDDAKKNLLKVPVLKGTIPHENIGKYGGGFVLLKPASPGTGVIAGGAMRAVLESAGVNDVLAKSKGSSNPHNVVKATFDALATMRDAYSVAEQRGIELEKVFNG comes from the coding sequence ATGGCACAGAATGTACGGTCAGTTAAGGCCAGCGAATTAGATTTAAAAGAAAAAGTTGTTGCTATCAAGCGCGTAGCCAAAGTGGTGAAAGGTGGACGGCGATTCAGCTTTTCAGCTATTGTGGTAGTAGGTAATGGTGATGGGATTGTTGGGTATGGTTTAGGAAAAGCTAATGAAGTTACCGATGCTATCACTAAAGGAGTAGATGATGCTAAGAAAAACCTGCTGAAAGTTCCGGTTCTAAAGGGAACCATTCCTCACGAGAATATTGGTAAATATGGCGGTGGGTTCGTTCTGCTAAAGCCTGCTTCACCTGGAACCGGAGTAATTGCCGGTGGTGCGATGCGTGCTGTGTTAGAGAGTGCTGGAGTAAACGACGTATTGGCCAAATCCAAGGGTTCGTCCAATCCTCATAATGTAGTTAAGGCTACCTTTGACGCATTAGCTACTATGCGAGATGCTTACTCGGTAGCGGAACAACGAGGAATTGAGTTAGAAAAAGTATTTAACGGCTAG
- the rpmD gene encoding 50S ribosomal protein L30, whose product MAKIQITQVRSAINKPKRQKLTLQALGLGKLHRTVEVEANPQIQGMVRKVNHLVTVKEV is encoded by the coding sequence ATGGCTAAGATCCAGATTACCCAAGTCCGTAGTGCAATTAATAAACCTAAGCGTCAGAAATTGACATTACAGGCACTTGGGTTAGGCAAGCTGCACCGAACAGTAGAAGTTGAAGCAAATCCTCAGATTCAGGGGATGGTTCGAAAAGTAAATCATCTCGTAACTGTAAAAGAAGTTTAG
- the rplO gene encoding 50S ribosomal protein L15: MNLSNLKPAEGSVKNKKRIGRGAGSGWGGTAGRGHKGAQSRSGYKVKAGFEGGQMPLQRRVPKFGFKSPNRVVYHVVNVGQLQGVVDKLGKSELSFQDFVSVGLAGKKDLVKILGDGEISASVKVEAHAFSKSAKEAIEKAGGETVKL, encoded by the coding sequence ATGAACCTTAGTAACTTAAAACCTGCTGAAGGATCAGTTAAAAATAAAAAGCGAATCGGCCGAGGAGCTGGCTCCGGTTGGGGTGGCACTGCTGGTCGAGGTCACAAAGGAGCTCAGTCCCGATCAGGGTACAAAGTAAAAGCAGGCTTTGAAGGTGGTCAAATGCCACTACAGCGTCGGGTTCCTAAGTTCGGTTTTAAATCACCTAATAGAGTGGTTTATCACGTAGTGAATGTAGGGCAGTTGCAAGGAGTAGTTGATAAGTTAGGCAAGTCCGAACTCTCCTTCCAAGACTTTGTATCAGTAGGGTTGGCAGGAAAAAAAGACTTAGTTAAGATACTAGGAGACGGAGAAATTTCAGCATCAGTGAAAGTAGAAGCTCACGCTTTTTCTAAGTCGGCTAAAGAGGCGATTGAGAAAGCAGGAGGAGAAACAGTTAAACTGTAA
- the secY gene encoding preprotein translocase subunit SecY yields MKKFITTIKNIFSIEELRNRILNTIGFLIIFRLGSFVVLPGVDPNLLEQGADSGIFGLLNTFLGGAFSRASIFGLGIMPYISASIVIQLLTVAVPYFQKMQKEGDSGRKKMNQITRVLTILITLGQSVGYLAYAVPDEAVMIDQTLFTITAMILLSAGTIFCMWLGEKITDKGIGNGISMLIMIGIISRFPGSIVAEALAKGMSGALLFVLEIVALFFVVMASVILTQAIRRVPVQYAKQVVGNKVYGGQRQYIPLRVNASGVMPIIFAQSLMFLPGLLAGIWADQSDIAASIGRTFADISSWQYNVVFGILIILFTFFYTAITINSTQIADDLKRNGGFVPGVKPGKPTADFLDTILSRITLPGSVFLSIIAIMPAIAMVAGVTTDFSYFYGGTSLLIMVGVILDTLQQIESYLLMRHYEGLMKSGRVKGRSQNAAVA; encoded by the coding sequence ATGAAGAAGTTCATTACCACTATTAAGAACATATTTTCTATTGAGGAACTGCGTAATCGTATCTTAAATACGATTGGCTTTCTTATTATATTCCGTCTTGGCTCTTTTGTGGTTCTACCTGGGGTAGATCCTAACCTACTGGAGCAAGGAGCTGATAGTGGTATTTTCGGGCTTCTGAACACATTCTTAGGTGGTGCATTCAGTCGTGCCTCTATTTTTGGGTTGGGTATTATGCCGTACATTTCGGCATCTATTGTTATCCAGCTACTAACCGTTGCGGTTCCCTACTTCCAGAAAATGCAGAAGGAGGGTGATTCTGGTCGGAAGAAGATGAACCAGATTACTCGGGTTCTTACTATTCTGATTACACTGGGTCAATCAGTAGGATATTTAGCGTATGCCGTACCAGATGAGGCAGTTATGATCGACCAGACTCTGTTCACCATAACGGCTATGATCTTATTATCGGCGGGCACGATTTTCTGTATGTGGTTAGGTGAGAAAATTACCGATAAAGGAATTGGTAATGGTATCTCCATGCTGATTATGATTGGAATCATCTCCCGCTTTCCGGGTTCAATCGTTGCGGAAGCATTAGCAAAAGGCATGAGTGGTGCTCTATTGTTTGTATTAGAAATTGTAGCTTTATTCTTTGTAGTAATGGCTTCGGTAATTCTGACACAAGCTATTCGGCGAGTTCCGGTTCAATACGCTAAGCAAGTAGTTGGTAATAAAGTATACGGTGGACAGCGACAGTATATTCCCCTACGGGTAAATGCTTCGGGAGTAATGCCTATTATCTTTGCTCAATCATTAATGTTCTTACCTGGCCTGCTGGCTGGAATATGGGCTGATCAGAGTGATATTGCAGCTTCTATTGGACGGACATTTGCGGATATTTCCTCCTGGCAATACAACGTGGTTTTTGGTATACTAATTATCTTATTTACCTTCTTCTACACAGCAATTACGATCAACTCTACCCAAATTGCAGATGATCTGAAGCGGAACGGTGGATTTGTACCGGGGGTGAAGCCTGGTAAACCTACAGCAGATTTTCTAGATACCATATTATCTCGAATTACGCTGCCTGGTTCGGTTTTTCTATCCATCATCGCTATTATGCCGGCTATTGCTATGGTGGCGGGAGTCACTACCGATTTCTCTTACTTTTACGGGGGAACTTCGCTCTTAATTATGGTAGGGGTTATACTGGATACTCTACAACAAATAGAAAGCTACTTACTC